In Polaribacter sp. Hel_I_88, the following proteins share a genomic window:
- a CDS encoding chloride channel protein codes for MPTKNKYLKQILLWRYQFISERQFVYALSILVGLLAGLGTAVLKNLTFFIEHVIEGKFIKDFHYSLYFIFPIIGLVLVYYIKRKIIKKEIGHGISTTLHAVSKKNGIIEKYKMYASLITAPITVGFGGSAGLQGPAVSTGAALGSYVAQLFHMNAKTRMLLIGCATAGAMSSMFKAPVAAIIFAVEIFSLDLAFASLVPLLLASVSAVITSYFFFEKDALFGFELVDAFQIKDILYYVLLGFGTGVASVYFSKIYFRITNFFKRIKKPIHKLIIGGFAIGIMLYLIPPLYGEGYGLINNLLNGNTAEALKDIPYKVDFTNIWIVIGFLFLIAIFKAIAMTTTFAAGGVGGIFIPTLFMGSALGNVFAKVINTLGGSVSESNFTLIGMTGLMAGVLHAPLTAIFLIAEITGGYELFVPLMLVAAISFAFTKYFIANSIYTTELAAKGELITHNKDKNVLMMMKIDRLIEKNFKAVNPDMLLGEMLTKAVAKSTRNIFPVINKEKQFLGIVLLDDIRSFMFDTEMYNSITVETFMKSAPEIIFYNDSVEEIMRKFKTSNAWNLPVIKEDKYLGFISKSKLLTAYRNKLIEVTS; via the coding sequence ATGCCAACAAAAAACAAATACCTAAAGCAAATTTTACTTTGGAGATATCAATTTATCTCTGAGCGTCAGTTTGTGTATGCCCTAAGTATTTTGGTGGGGTTGTTAGCAGGTTTAGGAACTGCTGTTTTAAAAAACTTAACCTTCTTTATAGAACATGTTATTGAAGGAAAATTCATCAAAGATTTTCATTATTCGCTCTATTTTATTTTCCCAATTATTGGGTTGGTTTTGGTGTATTATATCAAAAGAAAAATCATTAAGAAGGAAATTGGGCATGGTATTTCTACCACACTTCATGCAGTTTCAAAAAAAAACGGAATTATAGAAAAATACAAAATGTATGCTTCATTAATTACAGCTCCAATTACTGTTGGTTTTGGAGGTTCTGCAGGTTTGCAAGGGCCAGCTGTAAGCACAGGAGCAGCTTTAGGATCTTATGTTGCACAGCTCTTTCACATGAATGCTAAAACAAGAATGCTGTTAATTGGTTGTGCAACTGCAGGAGCCATGTCATCGATGTTTAAAGCGCCAGTTGCAGCTATTATTTTTGCTGTAGAAATTTTTAGTTTAGACTTGGCTTTTGCCTCTTTAGTGCCACTTTTATTGGCATCAGTTTCTGCTGTAATTACTTCTTATTTTTTCTTTGAAAAAGATGCATTGTTTGGCTTTGAGTTGGTAGATGCTTTTCAGATAAAAGATATTTTGTATTACGTTCTTTTGGGCTTTGGAACAGGTGTTGCTTCTGTTTATTTTTCCAAAATTTATTTTAGAATTACCAATTTTTTCAAACGAATTAAAAAGCCTATTCATAAATTAATTATTGGCGGTTTTGCCATCGGAATTATGCTGTATTTAATTCCGCCTTTATATGGAGAAGGTTATGGATTAATCAACAATTTATTGAATGGAAATACTGCTGAAGCTCTAAAAGATATTCCTTATAAAGTAGATTTTACCAATATTTGGATTGTTATTGGGTTCCTGTTTTTAATCGCTATTTTTAAAGCTATTGCAATGACAACAACGTTTGCAGCTGGTGGAGTTGGAGGTATTTTTATTCCGACTTTGTTTATGGGAAGTGCTTTGGGAAACGTTTTTGCAAAAGTAATTAATACTTTAGGAGGCAGTGTTTCTGAGTCTAATTTTACCTTAATTGGTATGACAGGTTTAATGGCTGGAGTTTTACATGCGCCTTTAACTGCCATTTTTTTAATTGCAGAAATTACTGGTGGTTATGAACTTTTTGTACCATTGATGTTGGTGGCTGCAATTAGTTTTGCATTTACAAAATATTTTATTGCAAACTCCATTTACACAACAGAATTAGCAGCAAAAGGAGAGCTCATCACTCACAATAAAGACAAAAATGTGTTAATGATGATGAAGATTGATAGGCTTATTGAGAAGAATTTTAAGGCTGTAAATCCAGATATGTTATTGGGAGAAATGCTTACAAAAGCGGTTGCAAAATCAACCAGAAATATTTTTCCTGTAATTAATAAAGAGAAACAATTTTTAGGAATTGTCTTGTTAGATGATATTCGGTCTTTTATGTTTGATACAGAAATGTACAACAGCATCACAGTAGAAACCTTTATGAAATCTGCTCCAGAAATTATCTTTTATAATGATTCTGTTGAAGAAATTATGCGAAAATTTAAAACCAGCAATGCTTGGAATTTACCAGTAATTAAAGAGGATAAGTATCTTGGTTTTATATCGAAATCTAAACTATTAACAGCTTATAGAAATAAATTGATAGAAGTTACGAGTTAA
- the aspS gene encoding aspartate--tRNA ligase, whose product MYRSHSCGELRAAHINTEVTLAGWVQKSRDKGFMVWVDLRDRYGITQLIFDEERTPTAMMEKAKSLGREFVIQVTGTVIERESKNNNIATGAVEVLVSKLEILNASKIPPFTIEDKTDGGEDIRMKYRYLDIRRNPVKDSLMFRHKVAMEVRKYLSDQEFIEVETPYLIKSTPEGARDFVVPSRMNEGQFYALPQSPQTFKQLLMVGGMDKYFQIVKCFRDEDLRADRQPEFTQIDCEMAFVEQEDILNIFEGLTRHLLKEVNNVEVEKFPRMLYDDAMRLYGNDKPDIRFGMEFGDLNAVTQHKDFGVFNSAELVIGIAVPGGNTYTRKEIDAMINWVKRPQVGALGMIYARVNEDGTFKSSVDKFYDQEDLAKWAEITGAKPGDLVCVLSGETNKVRAQMSALRMELATRLGLRDPKVFAPLWVIDFPLLELDEETGHYHAMHHPFTSPKPGQMELLDSDPGAVKANAYDLVLNGNEIGGGSIRIHDKKMQATMLKHLGFSEEDAKAQFGFLMDAFEYGAPPHGGLAFGLDRLVAILGGQETIRDFIAFPKNNSGRDVMIDAPAFIDNEQLKELSLKLDIQE is encoded by the coding sequence ATGTATAGAAGTCATTCTTGTGGAGAGTTAAGAGCAGCGCATATAAATACAGAGGTTACCTTGGCTGGTTGGGTGCAAAAAAGCAGAGATAAAGGGTTTATGGTTTGGGTAGATTTGCGAGACAGATATGGAATTACGCAGTTAATTTTTGATGAAGAGCGCACACCAACAGCAATGATGGAAAAAGCAAAATCTTTGGGAAGAGAATTTGTAATTCAAGTTACAGGAACTGTAATTGAGCGTGAATCTAAAAATAATAATATTGCTACAGGAGCAGTTGAAGTGTTGGTTTCTAAATTAGAGATTTTAAACGCCTCAAAAATTCCTCCTTTTACAATTGAAGATAAAACTGATGGTGGAGAAGACATCAGAATGAAATACAGATACTTAGATATTAGAAGAAACCCTGTTAAAGACAGTTTAATGTTTCGTCATAAAGTAGCCATGGAAGTTCGTAAATACTTGTCTGACCAAGAATTTATAGAAGTTGAAACTCCGTATTTAATTAAATCTACCCCAGAAGGAGCACGTGATTTTGTGGTGCCAAGTAGAATGAATGAAGGGCAATTTTATGCATTGCCTCAATCTCCTCAAACATTCAAACAGCTATTAATGGTTGGTGGAATGGATAAATATTTTCAGATTGTAAAATGTTTTAGAGATGAAGATTTACGTGCAGACAGACAGCCAGAATTTACACAAATTGACTGTGAAATGGCGTTTGTGGAGCAAGAAGATATCTTAAATATTTTTGAAGGATTAACCAGACATTTATTAAAAGAAGTAAATAATGTTGAGGTAGAGAAATTCCCGAGAATGTTGTATGATGATGCCATGCGTTTGTATGGAAATGACAAACCAGACATTCGTTTCGGAATGGAGTTTGGCGATTTAAATGCAGTTACTCAACACAAAGATTTTGGTGTTTTTAATTCGGCTGAATTAGTAATCGGAATAGCAGTTCCTGGTGGAAATACATACACAAGAAAAGAAATTGATGCGATGATAAATTGGGTAAAAAGACCACAAGTTGGTGCTTTAGGCATGATTTACGCAAGAGTAAATGAAGATGGAACTTTCAAATCTTCTGTAGATAAATTTTACGATCAAGAAGATTTAGCAAAATGGGCTGAAATTACAGGTGCAAAACCTGGAGATTTAGTGTGTGTTTTATCTGGTGAAACCAATAAAGTAAGAGCACAAATGTCTGCGTTAAGAATGGAATTAGCAACACGTTTAGGATTGAGAGATCCAAAAGTATTTGCTCCTCTTTGGGTAATTGATTTTCCTCTTTTAGAATTAGATGAAGAAACTGGTCATTATCATGCAATGCACCATCCATTTACATCGCCAAAACCTGGACAAATGGAATTGTTAGATTCAGATCCTGGAGCTGTAAAAGCAAATGCGTACGATTTAGTGTTGAATGGAAACGAAATTGGTGGAGGTTCTATAAGAATTCACGATAAAAAAATGCAAGCAACTATGTTAAAGCATTTAGGTTTTTCTGAAGAAGATGCCAAAGCACAATTTGGTTTCTTAATGGATGCTTTTGAGTATGGTGCTCCACCTCATGGAGGTTTGGCTTTTGGTTTAGATAGATTGGTTGCCATTCTTGGTGGTCAAGAAACCATTCGTGATTTTATTGCGTTCCCAAAAAACAATTCTGGTAGAGATGTGATGATTGATGCTCCTGCTTTTATTGATAATGAGCAATTAAAAGAGCTGAGTTTAAAGTTGGATATTCAAGAATAA
- a CDS encoding DUF6503 family protein, protein MKKIITLLIFFTSIISFSQEITGDELLKKAIQFHDPNGNWETFKGELFVTMETPKNGDRVSKINIDLPKQYFSVSAKRDTVITSYIIDKDVASFSFNGDKNPSEAIKKKYSLTDDRANMYKNYYTYLYGLPMKLKDEGTVIHQNVERKTFKGKEYLVLKATYNQEVGKDTWFFYFDPKTFAMEIYQFFKEEKESGEYILLSELETINEVKMPKIRAWYYNKDDHYLGTDILSTKK, encoded by the coding sequence ATGAAAAAAATAATTACACTTCTAATCTTTTTCACCTCTATAATTTCATTTTCCCAAGAAATTACAGGAGACGAATTACTAAAAAAAGCAATTCAATTTCATGATCCAAATGGAAATTGGGAAACCTTTAAAGGAGAACTTTTTGTAACTATGGAAACTCCTAAAAATGGAGATAGAGTTAGTAAAATTAATATTGATTTACCAAAACAATATTTTTCTGTTTCTGCTAAAAGAGATACTGTTATAACATCATATATTATTGATAAAGATGTGGCTAGCTTTTCTTTTAATGGTGATAAAAATCCATCAGAAGCAATTAAAAAGAAATATAGTTTAACTGATGATCGTGCTAATATGTATAAAAATTACTACACTTATTTATATGGTTTGCCAATGAAATTAAAAGATGAAGGCACAGTAATTCATCAAAATGTAGAAAGAAAAACGTTTAAAGGAAAAGAATATTTGGTTTTAAAAGCAACCTATAATCAAGAAGTTGGTAAAGATACTTGGTTCTTTTATTTTGATCCAAAAACGTTTGCAATGGAAATTTATCAATTCTTTAAAGAGGAAAAAGAAAGTGGAGAATATATTTTATTATCAGAATTAGAAACGATTAATGAAGTGAAAATGCCAAAAATTAGAGCTTGGTACTATAATAAAGATGATCATTATTTAGGAACAGATATTTTATCAACAAAAAAATAA
- a CDS encoding class I SAM-dependent DNA methyltransferase, whose translation MNNQIIDNLDIINFAKNSKEFDIELFDEKKYGLIKVYGNENQPALFLKEVEVFDKETLKIISEIQHICWNFQKVLFLYVYSKTEIRIYNCSEKPVIFNENHNSFKAELKKLEVLSCKETDTSKLKTLNTLFSRIAIDTGFIWSATVNEAKEIRDKLKLQNRVDKYLISSLKNVSEKLKKEGLEDKDIIHKLVMRSLFLLYLEDKEATTKEFYKQFSENAKTYFDILKNIDVTYNLYKRLADDFNGSLFTIDENEKNVVKSSHLELIKKCFTAGYEDTNQTELYPNWRLFDFKIIRIELLSEIYENFLSELDKKDSGTYYTPPSLVELILNEKLPINSNDLDYKVKTLDPSCGSGIFLVQAFKRLVKRYEKQHSTKLTDFNILVEILKNNIFGIEIDKKSIKVAAFSLYLALLDNLDPKTSWWNGNVRFPNLINDSKDETIKKQGNNLFRLDTISNFEIEQLQDFQLIVGNPPFGTKNLLPSIKKYCDSNNFAKEMVLPFMHKATLLAPKGKIALIFNTKVLTNTGGTYQNFRQWLFNDNYVEKIYNFSILRKAPKNSGGQLFASAVEPICVIFYQKEKKTDKSDNIIYYSPKTYIKNDVLEGIIIDASDEIHLPRIECKKKDSKIWKVAMWGSYFDFELIKKFESNTLKKHFKENKNKWFKGTGLHVPSKGYTNKLNLITPKETINTSKISRYLVQKSNIQINLTEYLKIDEKLSKAPFLIVKKGITKGKIFASLVDFDTYFLNRVYGIKADNLDSLKILLLFFNSTFSRYFQFNFSSAWGLKYDDILDNELYSLPNIFNLLDDKMKKELLVLSNKILFKQSQVDNDVTILENEVDEIIYNDVLKLSDKEKIIIKDTLDFGLDLFIRQKNSDALKPVIKSNHYYNRLSTELNNWLDDVSLKASVTYYNIPSNCPLYLIKISFGSAYKKTILSKENIYEELKILDKKLWKEEAQNLYFRKKVNYYDGDDVYIIKPNQRRFWSETAAMEDSQTLLAEILNMKE comes from the coding sequence ATGAATAATCAAATAATTGATAATCTTGATATTATAAACTTTGCTAAAAATAGCAAAGAATTTGATATTGAGTTATTTGACGAAAAAAAATACGGACTTATAAAAGTTTATGGAAATGAAAATCAACCAGCTTTATTCTTAAAAGAGGTTGAAGTTTTCGATAAAGAAACTTTAAAAATTATTTCTGAAATTCAGCATATCTGTTGGAATTTTCAAAAAGTATTGTTTTTATATGTGTATTCTAAAACAGAAATTAGAATTTATAACTGTTCAGAAAAACCAGTTATTTTTAATGAAAATCATAATAGTTTTAAAGCTGAACTAAAAAAGTTAGAAGTACTATCTTGCAAAGAAACTGATACATCTAAATTAAAAACACTAAATACACTATTTTCTAGAATTGCTATTGATACAGGTTTTATTTGGTCAGCAACTGTAAACGAAGCAAAAGAAATTAGAGATAAATTAAAGCTTCAAAATAGAGTAGATAAATATCTTATTTCAAGTTTAAAAAATGTTTCAGAGAAGTTAAAAAAAGAAGGTTTAGAGGACAAAGACATAATTCATAAATTAGTAATGCGTTCTTTATTTTTACTTTATTTAGAAGATAAAGAAGCCACTACAAAAGAATTTTATAAACAATTTTCTGAAAATGCTAAAACGTATTTTGATATTTTAAAAAATATTGATGTTACTTATAATTTATATAAAAGATTAGCAGATGATTTTAATGGTAGTTTATTTACAATAGATGAAAATGAAAAAAATGTTGTAAAATCGAGTCATTTAGAATTAATAAAAAAATGCTTTACTGCTGGTTATGAGGATACTAATCAAACTGAATTATATCCAAATTGGAGATTATTTGATTTTAAAATTATTAGAATTGAATTATTAAGTGAAATTTACGAGAATTTTTTATCAGAATTAGACAAAAAAGATTCTGGCACCTATTATACACCACCATCTTTAGTAGAGCTGATTTTAAATGAAAAATTACCAATTAACAGCAATGATTTAGACTATAAAGTAAAAACATTGGATCCAAGTTGCGGTTCTGGAATTTTTTTGGTGCAAGCTTTTAAAAGATTAGTAAAACGTTATGAAAAACAGCATAGTACAAAACTTACTGATTTTAATATTTTAGTTGAAATTCTAAAGAATAATATTTTTGGAATTGAAATAGATAAAAAATCTATAAAAGTTGCAGCTTTTAGTTTGTATCTTGCTTTGTTAGATAATTTAGACCCCAAAACAAGTTGGTGGAATGGAAATGTAAGATTTCCAAACCTAATAAATGATTCAAAAGATGAAACAATTAAAAAACAAGGTAATAATCTTTTTAGATTAGACACAATTTCTAATTTTGAAATCGAGCAATTACAAGATTTTCAATTGATTGTCGGAAATCCGCCATTTGGAACTAAAAACTTATTACCATCTATAAAAAAATATTGTGATAGTAATAATTTTGCAAAAGAAATGGTTTTACCATTTATGCATAAAGCAACTCTTTTAGCTCCAAAAGGAAAAATTGCTTTAATTTTTAATACTAAAGTTTTAACCAACACAGGAGGTACTTATCAAAATTTTAGGCAATGGTTATTTAATGATAATTATGTTGAAAAAATTTATAATTTTTCTATTTTAAGAAAAGCACCTAAAAATTCTGGCGGACAACTTTTTGCTTCAGCTGTTGAACCTATTTGTGTTATTTTTTATCAAAAAGAAAAAAAAACCGACAAATCTGATAATATTATTTATTATTCACCCAAAACATATATAAAAAATGATGTTTTAGAAGGTATTATAATTGACGCTTCTGATGAAATACATTTACCAAGGATAGAATGTAAAAAGAAAGATTCTAAAATTTGGAAGGTTGCAATGTGGGGAAGTTATTTCGATTTTGAATTAATTAAAAAATTTGAATCAAATACTTTAAAAAAACACTTCAAAGAAAATAAAAATAAATGGTTTAAAGGAACAGGTTTACACGTTCCATCAAAAGGCTATACCAATAAATTAAACTTAATTACCCCAAAAGAAACTATTAATACTAGTAAAATATCTAGATATTTAGTTCAAAAATCTAATATTCAAATAAATCTAACAGAATATCTTAAAATAGACGAAAAATTGTCAAAAGCTCCTTTTTTGATAGTAAAAAAAGGAATTACTAAAGGAAAAATATTCGCTTCTCTTGTTGATTTTGACACGTATTTTTTAAATAGAGTTTATGGAATTAAGGCAGATAATTTAGATTCTTTAAAAATTTTATTACTTTTTTTTAATTCGACTTTCTCTAGATACTTTCAGTTTAATTTTTCATCAGCTTGGGGTTTAAAATATGATGACATATTAGATAATGAGTTATATTCTCTTCCAAACATTTTCAATCTTTTGGATGATAAAATGAAAAAAGAGTTGTTAGTTCTTTCAAATAAAATTTTATTCAAACAATCTCAAGTAGATAATGATGTAACTATATTGGAAAATGAAGTTGATGAAATTATTTATAATGATGTTTTAAAATTATCTGATAAAGAAAAGATTATAATAAAAGATACACTTGATTTTGGATTAGATTTATTTATAAGACAGAAAAATTCTGATGCTCTAAAACCCGTAATAAAAAGCAATCATTATTACAACAGATTATCAACAGAATTAAACAATTGGTTAGATGATGTTTCTTTGAAAGCTTCTGTTACTTATTATAATATTCCATCTAATTGTCCTTTATATTTAATTAAAATTTCATTTGGTTCAGCATATAAAAAAACAATACTTTCAAAAGAAAATATTTATGAAGAATTAAAGATTCTAGATAAAAAACTTTGGAAAGAAGAAGCGCAAAATCTATATTTTAGAAAAAAAGTAAATTATTATGATGGAGATGATGTTTACATTATAAAACCAAATCAAAGAAGATTTTGGAGCGAAACTGCTGCTATGGAAGATAGTCAAACACTGTTAGCAGAAATTCTTAATATGAAAGAATAA